The following is a genomic window from Streptomyces sp. BHT-5-2.
GGTGGCCTTCGACCCGCGGGGCCGGATCCGGCTGGTGAACGACGAGGCACAGCGGCTGCTGGGCATCGGCGCGGACACCGCCGGCCGGGACCTGGACGAGGTGCTGCCGCCCGGCCGCACCACCGACGTGCTGGCCGGCCGGGTCGCCGGCGGCGACCTGCTGGCGATCAGCGGCGGCCGGGTCCTGGTGGCCAACCGCGTCCCGACCCGGGACGGCGGCGCGGTGGTGACCCTGCGGGACCGCACCGAACTGGAGCTCCTGGGCCGGGAACTGGACAGTACCCAGGGCCTGTTGGACGCGCTGCGCGCCCAGGACCACGAGCACGCCAACCAACTGCACACCGTGCGCGGACTGCTCGAACTGGGCCGCTACGACATGGCGGTGGAGTTCGTCGCCGAGGTCGCCAGCGCGCAGCGCGCCTCCGCGGAGCAGATCGCCGAGCGGGTGCACGACCCGCTGCTGTCCGCGCTGCTGGTCGGCAAGGCCGCGATCGCGGCCGAGCGCGGCGTCTCCCTGCGGATCTCGGACGCCACGCTGCTGCCGGACGCGGTGGTGGACCCGCGCGACCTGGTCACCGTGCTGGGCAACCTCCTCGACAACGCACTGGACGCCACCGCCGAACGCCGCGCCGCCGAACCGTTCGTCGAGGTGGAACTGCGCGCCGAGGGCACCACCGCGGTCGTCCGGGTCGGCGACACCGGGCCCGGTGTGCCGCCCGAGCTGCGGGACCGGATCTTCGCCGAGGGCTGGTCCACCAAGAGCGCCACCGTCGCCTCCCGCGGCCGGGGCATCGGCCTGGCCCTGGTGCGCCGGCTGGCCGAGCGCTACGGCGGGATGGCCCGGGTCACCGCCCGCGCGGGCGGCGGCGCGCTCTTCACCGTCGTCCTGCCCGAAGCCCTGGCCCCCTCCTCGCCCGCACGTCAACTCACGGCCACAGGAGAATCCCCGTGATCGATGTCCTCGTCGTGGACGACGACTTCCGCGTCGCCGAGATCAACGCCGCGTACGTGTCCCAGATACCCGGCTTCCGGGTCGCCGGCCGCGCGCACAGCGCGGCCCAGGCACTGGCCACCCTGGAGCGTCTGCCCGTCGACCTGGTGCTGCTCGACCACTACTTGCCGGACGAGACGGGCCTGACCCTGGTACGGC
Proteins encoded in this region:
- a CDS encoding sensor histidine kinase, yielding MRIHWPRRVFAQVLTAQLAITTGVMVLATGLFLAPLGHSLDDQAMRRALAIAQTAATDPELSHGVQATTPGPHGPVQSAAERIRRATGALYVVVMDTRGVRWSHTNADEIGHHVSTDPSRTLAGQEVRQIDTGTLGRSARAKVPLRDAGGTIVGAVSVGIAYDSVHGLLLGAIPGLLRYAGAALAAGVLAAVVVARSLRRRTHGVATADISALLDEREAMLHGIREGVVAFDPRGRIRLVNDEAQRLLGIGADTAGRDLDEVLPPGRTTDVLAGRVAGGDLLAISGGRVLVANRVPTRDGGAVVTLRDRTELELLGRELDSTQGLLDALRAQDHEHANQLHTVRGLLELGRYDMAVEFVAEVASAQRASAEQIAERVHDPLLSALLVGKAAIAAERGVSLRISDATLLPDAVVDPRDLVTVLGNLLDNALDATAERRAAEPFVEVELRAEGTTAVVRVGDTGPGVPPELRDRIFAEGWSTKSATVASRGRGIGLALVRRLAERYGGMARVTARAGGGALFTVVLPEALAPSSPARQLTATGESP